In a genomic window of Akkermansiaceae bacterium:
- a CDS encoding RtcB family protein codes for MKLINGQDLIDAGWEPGPQIGAMLAKVDEYQARGITDAKYIIKLLKRDFTAPPPKVVMREKAAPFSEAIRPETKEEKENVESVRKKMDELLKTPVITRGAIMPDACPASMGTAVIPVGGAIAVENAIIPSAHSADVCCSMYASFYYARSEVGNELDALTTSTRFGPGGRHFDDLVHHPVLDEDVWDNKFLNGLYDWARIHIADQGDGNHFAYIGEMEITHQLVGKLRRAGHDDLADRFELELEVRQAPLKLRVLVTHHGSRGLGAKVFKRGQIAAVKHSARVGNHIPPAAAWLDADSEVGQEYWEALQYIGRWTRANHQAIHARFLERIAGEAVAEFGNEHNFVWKRGDTYLHGKGATPAWKDENGNPLLGLIPLNMAEPILMVLGLDNEEHLSFAPHGAGRNISRTALKRKFPDEASKRNAIRHATKDIDVRWFCGDPDLSETPVAYKNAGHVTAQIEEFGLAEVIAKIHPLGCIMAGEKKRGPWRKGDELTPKQKRQIQHRAERRRVRQELHQEEG; via the coding sequence ATGAAACTTATCAACGGACAAGACCTCATCGACGCCGGCTGGGAACCCGGCCCGCAGATCGGTGCGATGCTTGCTAAAGTCGATGAATACCAAGCCCGTGGAATCACGGATGCCAAGTACATCATCAAGCTCCTCAAACGCGACTTCACCGCGCCGCCACCCAAGGTGGTGATGCGTGAGAAGGCCGCGCCGTTTTCCGAGGCGATCCGCCCGGAGACCAAGGAGGAAAAAGAAAACGTCGAATCCGTCCGCAAGAAAATGGACGAGCTTCTCAAAACTCCCGTGATCACGCGCGGCGCCATCATGCCGGACGCCTGCCCCGCGTCCATGGGCACGGCGGTCATCCCGGTCGGTGGTGCCATCGCGGTGGAGAATGCGATCATCCCGAGTGCCCACTCGGCTGACGTCTGCTGCTCGATGTACGCATCCTTCTACTACGCCCGTAGTGAGGTAGGCAACGAACTCGATGCGCTGACGACCTCCACCCGATTCGGACCCGGAGGACGTCACTTCGATGACCTTGTACACCACCCGGTGTTAGACGAGGACGTTTGGGACAACAAATTTCTTAACGGCCTCTACGACTGGGCAAGGATCCACATCGCCGATCAGGGCGACGGCAACCACTTCGCCTATATCGGGGAAATGGAAATCACGCACCAACTCGTGGGTAAACTCCGCCGGGCCGGTCACGATGATCTAGCCGACCGCTTTGAGCTCGAGCTTGAGGTGCGACAAGCACCACTCAAACTCCGTGTCCTCGTCACCCATCACGGATCGCGTGGACTCGGAGCGAAGGTGTTCAAGCGTGGACAGATCGCCGCCGTGAAACATAGCGCCCGTGTGGGAAACCACATCCCGCCCGCCGCCGCATGGCTTGATGCCGACTCGGAGGTCGGGCAGGAATACTGGGAGGCCCTGCAATACATCGGCCGCTGGACCCGAGCCAACCACCAGGCGATCCACGCCCGATTCCTCGAACGTATCGCCGGCGAAGCCGTCGCGGAGTTTGGCAACGAACACAACTTCGTCTGGAAACGTGGTGACACCTACCTGCACGGAAAAGGAGCAACCCCCGCCTGGAAGGATGAAAACGGCAACCCGCTGTTAGGACTGATCCCGCTCAACATGGCGGAGCCCATCCTGATGGTGCTCGGTTTGGATAACGAAGAACACCTCTCCTTCGCACCCCACGGTGCAGGGCGGAACATCTCACGCACCGCCTTGAAGAGGAAATTCCCTGACGAGGCAAGCAAACGAAACGCCATCCGCCACGCCACCAAGGATATCGACGTCCGCTGGTTCTGCGGCGACCCCGACCTGAGCGAAACCCCGGTCGCCTACAAAAACGCCGGCCACGTCACCGCGCAGATCGAGGAGTTCGGCCTCGCCGAGGTCATCGCCAAGATCCACCCCCTCGGCTGCATCATGGCCGGAGAAAAAAAGCGCGGCCCATGGCGCAAGGGAGACGAACTGACACCCAAACAAAAACGTCAGATCCAGCACCGCGCCGAACGCCGTCGCGTCAGGCAGGAGCTACATCAGGAGGAAGGCTGA
- a CDS encoding alkaline phosphatase, with protein MNSTTSRRKFLKAATLSSALFGTSSPFAHAQETRKSNDNRGVPKKVIFMVSDGMNHGALSLAQHSRALFDRRTTHWMQLYQEKPAVRALVETFSANSIVTDSAAAASAWGGGQRVDNGTINIDPASGKPIAPLQSLLKERGIPTGLVSTATITHATPAGFAANTPTRGDQQLIAQQYHQRGVEVLLGGGRQFFPGELLRKFSKDGYQILNNRRELLDAKNPRQPLLGLFSPGHIPLAIDREAQKNLQETVPSLAEMAQIAVGRLDTLTSGQWFLMVEGARIDHCGHANDACGSIREQLAFDDAIGAMLAYAATREDVLVIITTDHGCGGIQLNGVNARPDQGMAPGIYTGTTPAFKKIAGFNRSFEWLANAGSGLSGPPLRDYLAKHTGIALSKDELKMAQGLKGNVLADIFGRHHGITWTGGNHTADLAEFCAYGPGSHQFPGFMKNTDVHGHLLRALAIA; from the coding sequence ATGAACTCCACCACATCACGCCGTAAGTTTCTCAAGGCTGCCACGCTCAGCTCCGCCCTCTTCGGCACCAGCTCCCCGTTTGCGCACGCACAGGAAACCCGCAAGTCCAACGACAACCGCGGGGTGCCGAAAAAGGTGATTTTCATGGTCAGCGACGGCATGAATCACGGCGCATTGTCGCTGGCCCAGCATAGTCGCGCGCTCTTCGATCGGCGGACCACCCACTGGATGCAGCTCTATCAGGAAAAACCGGCGGTGCGCGCACTGGTCGAAACCTTTTCCGCCAACAGCATCGTAACCGACTCCGCCGCGGCGGCCAGCGCGTGGGGCGGCGGCCAACGGGTCGACAACGGCACCATCAACATCGATCCCGCATCCGGCAAGCCGATCGCGCCCCTGCAATCCCTCCTCAAAGAACGCGGTATCCCGACCGGCCTCGTATCCACCGCGACCATCACCCACGCCACACCGGCGGGCTTCGCCGCCAACACCCCGACGCGCGGCGACCAGCAGCTCATCGCCCAGCAATACCACCAGCGCGGCGTGGAGGTCCTGCTCGGCGGCGGTCGGCAGTTTTTCCCCGGGGAACTCCTCCGGAAATTCAGTAAGGACGGCTACCAGATCCTCAACAACCGCAGGGAGCTGCTGGACGCCAAAAACCCCAGGCAGCCCTTGCTCGGACTGTTTTCACCCGGCCACATCCCACTTGCCATTGACCGGGAGGCTCAGAAAAATCTGCAGGAAACTGTTCCCAGCCTGGCGGAAATGGCGCAGATCGCGGTCGGTCGACTGGACACCCTGACCTCCGGCCAGTGGTTCCTCATGGTCGAAGGCGCACGGATCGATCACTGCGGCCACGCCAACGACGCATGCGGCAGCATCCGCGAACAGCTTGCATTCGACGATGCCATCGGCGCGATGCTCGCCTACGCCGCCACCCGGGAAGACGTCCTGGTCATCATCACCACCGACCACGGCTGCGGCGGCATCCAGCTCAACGGGGTGAACGCCCGCCCGGACCAGGGCATGGCCCCCGGCATCTATACCGGCACCACCCCGGCCTTCAAAAAAATCGCCGGTTTCAACCGCTCATTCGAATGGTTGGCCAACGCCGGCTCCGGACTCAGCGGCCCCCCGCTGCGCGACTACCTGGCCAAACACACCGGCATCGCCCTCAGCAAGGACGAGCTCAAAATGGCGCAAGGTTTAAAAGGCAATGTGCTTGCGGATATCTTCGGCCGCCACCACGGCATCACCTGGACCGGAGGCAACCACACTGCGGACCTCGCGGAATTCTGCGCCTATGGCCCGGGCAGCCACCAGTTCCCCGGCTTCATGAAGAACACGGACGTCCACGGCCACCTGCTGCGCGCCCTCGCCATCGCCTGA
- a CDS encoding HNH endonuclease produces the protein MTFLHKNTVLVLNRNWQAISVTTPAQAFGQMATDAATGLDIQHHDWMVPVNWATWLTLPVREKDISIGTVSGSVRAPTVIVLSRYADVPVHRPRLCARNIWLRDGGRCQYTGRPLTRDEGNIDHIIPQSRGGSTSWENCVLACRKINTRKADRTPTEAGLTLIRPPEKPRAVPITLTLENFHNIPDWNVFLPNKTNQQPRNTLTTRKISLECAEPSALLIHRKMSDHH, from the coding sequence ATGACATTTCTTCACAAAAACACCGTGCTTGTCCTGAACCGGAACTGGCAGGCGATCTCCGTGACCACCCCGGCGCAAGCGTTCGGGCAGATGGCCACGGACGCCGCCACCGGTCTCGACATCCAGCATCACGACTGGATGGTGCCGGTCAATTGGGCCACCTGGCTCACACTGCCGGTGCGGGAAAAGGATATCTCCATTGGCACCGTCAGCGGATCCGTCAGGGCACCCACCGTCATTGTGCTGTCGCGCTACGCGGATGTGCCTGTCCACCGACCCCGCCTTTGTGCCAGAAATATCTGGCTGCGGGACGGAGGCCGATGCCAATACACCGGACGCCCTCTCACACGGGACGAAGGGAATATCGACCACATCATCCCTCAGTCGCGTGGTGGTTCGACCTCCTGGGAAAACTGCGTGCTGGCCTGCCGGAAAATCAATACCCGCAAAGCCGACCGCACACCCACCGAGGCCGGGCTGACGCTGATCCGCCCACCGGAAAAACCCCGGGCCGTACCCATCACATTAACCCTGGAAAACTTCCACAACATCCCCGACTGGAATGTATTCCTACCTAACAAAACAAACCAACAACCGCGAAATACGCTAACTACGCGAAAAATTTCTTTGGAGTGCGCTGAGCCATCAGCGCTTTTAATCCACCGGAAAATGTCAGACCATCATTGA